The following are from one region of the Shinella sp. PSBB067 genome:
- a CDS encoding sulfate/molybdate ABC transporter ATP-binding protein, producing MKIRLDNVVKEFQTFRAVHGVSLDIESGELVALLGPSGSGKTTILRMVAGLEYADAGAIYFGEENATDIPVRERGVGFVFQHYALFPHMTVGENIAFGMKVSRVKRTPQAIEARVRELLDLVQLGGLKDRFPGQISGGQRQRVALARALAVDPRVLLLDEPFGALDANVRRDLRRWLRKIHDELGITTLFVTHDQEEALDLADRVVILNKGRIVQEGTPEAVCRNPADAFVMNFLGDANRLDADIRGGRAYVEDVAFEAEGVADGGGQILFRPADVTWREDGEGIAAKIVRVIDRPDSRRVLAMTGSGQAVEFDTAPEFPHRKGEAGFIEIRRPRVYAAA from the coding sequence TTGAAGATCCGTCTCGATAATGTGGTCAAGGAGTTTCAGACCTTCCGCGCCGTGCACGGCGTCTCGCTCGATATCGAGAGCGGCGAGCTCGTCGCTTTGCTCGGCCCCTCGGGCTCCGGCAAGACGACGATCCTGCGCATGGTCGCCGGTCTCGAATATGCCGATGCCGGGGCTATCTATTTCGGCGAGGAGAACGCGACGGACATTCCGGTGCGCGAGCGCGGCGTCGGCTTCGTCTTCCAGCACTATGCACTCTTCCCGCACATGACGGTCGGCGAGAACATCGCCTTCGGCATGAAGGTCTCCAGGGTGAAGCGCACGCCGCAGGCGATCGAGGCGCGTGTCAGGGAACTGCTCGATCTCGTGCAGCTCGGCGGGCTCAAGGACCGCTTTCCCGGCCAGATCTCCGGCGGCCAGCGCCAGCGCGTGGCGCTTGCCCGGGCGCTCGCCGTCGATCCGCGCGTGCTGCTGCTCGACGAGCCCTTCGGGGCGCTCGACGCGAATGTGCGGCGGGACCTGCGCCGCTGGCTGCGCAAGATCCACGACGAGCTCGGCATCACCACGCTTTTCGTGACGCACGACCAGGAGGAGGCGCTCGACCTTGCCGACCGCGTCGTCATCCTCAACAAGGGCCGGATCGTGCAGGAGGGCACGCCTGAGGCCGTCTGCCGCAACCCGGCCGATGCCTTCGTGATGAATTTTCTGGGCGATGCCAACCGGCTCGATGCGGATATCCGCGGCGGCAGGGCCTATGTCGAGGACGTTGCCTTCGAGGCCGAGGGCGTCGCCGATGGCGGCGGGCAGATCCTGTTCCGCCCGGCCGACGTCACCTGGCGCGAGGACGGAGAGGGGATCGCGGCGAAGATCGTCCGGGTCATCGACCGGCCGGATTCGCGGCGCGTGCTGGCGATGACCGGCAGCGGGCAGGCGGTGGAATTCGACACTGCGCCGGAATTCCCGCACCGCAAGGGCGAGGCGGGGTTCATAGAGATTCGCCGGCCGCGGGTCTACGCGGCGGCATGA
- the cysW gene encoding sulfate ABC transporter permease subunit CysW produces the protein MAHHAKGKPPRVGDNPLFRRVLLTVVLLLVGLMIIAPLVVIAVEAFSRGFAYFAKSIADPDTRHAILLTVVTALIAVPINTAFGVAAAWAITKHDFPGKRLLTVVIEIPFSVSPIVAGVSYLFVFGLQGLFGHALEAAGIKILFALPGIVLASMFVTAPFVARELIPLMQAQGRDLEEAATSLGASGWRTFFSVTLPNIKWAMLYGVVLCNSRVMGEFGAVSVVSGNIRGQTNTLPLHIELLYHDYNAAGSFAAASILAGLAILTLLAKVALERQGAGRVQRPSALAGADSITPEVKP, from the coding sequence ATGGCGCATCACGCAAAGGGCAAGCCGCCGCGCGTCGGCGACAATCCCCTCTTCCGCCGCGTCCTGCTGACAGTGGTCCTCCTGCTTGTGGGGCTGATGATCATCGCGCCGCTCGTCGTCATCGCCGTCGAGGCCTTTTCGCGCGGCTTTGCCTATTTCGCGAAATCCATCGCCGATCCCGACACGCGGCACGCCATCCTGCTGACGGTCGTCACGGCGCTCATCGCCGTGCCGATCAACACGGCCTTCGGCGTTGCTGCGGCCTGGGCCATCACCAAGCACGATTTTCCGGGCAAGCGGCTGCTCACCGTGGTCATCGAGATTCCCTTCTCGGTCTCGCCCATCGTCGCGGGCGTTTCCTATCTCTTCGTCTTCGGCTTGCAGGGCCTTTTCGGCCATGCGCTGGAGGCGGCGGGGATCAAGATTCTCTTCGCGCTGCCCGGCATCGTGCTTGCCAGCATGTTCGTCACCGCGCCGTTCGTGGCGCGCGAGCTGATCCCGCTCATGCAGGCGCAGGGTCGCGATCTCGAAGAGGCGGCGACGTCGCTCGGGGCGAGCGGCTGGCGAACCTTCTTCTCGGTCACGCTGCCCAACATCAAATGGGCGATGCTCTACGGCGTGGTGCTGTGCAATTCGCGCGTGATGGGCGAGTTCGGCGCCGTCTCGGTCGTCTCGGGCAATATCCGCGGCCAGACCAATACGCTGCCGCTCCATATCGAGCTGCTCTATCACGACTATAACGCGGCCGGCTCCTTTGCCGCCGCATCCATCCTCGCGGGCCTCGCCATCCTCACGCTCCTTGCCAAGGTGGCGCTGGAGCGGCAGGGGGCGGGCCGCGTGCAGCGCCCGTCCGCCCTTGCGGGGGCAGACAGCATCACTCCGGAGGTCAAGCCTTGA
- the cysT gene encoding sulfate ABC transporter permease subunit CysT, translating into MKRRVLPGLPLALGITLVYVAIIVVLPLAALVFKAASLGPADYWRIVSSDRALASYRVTVLCALAATAFNLLFGMALAWVLVRYRFPGRRLVDALVDLPFALPTAVAGIALTTLFATNGWFGGPLSHLGIKVAYTPLGIIVAMSFTSIPFIVRTVQPVLEELDPALEEAGQTLGASDLSIFAKVILPLLAPALLAGVSLSFARSLGEFGAIIFIAGNQPFSTEITALLAFIRLEEYDYPASAAIASVMLLTAFVMLAITNLMQARALRYTVRG; encoded by the coding sequence TGAAACGGCGTGTACTGCCCGGCCTGCCGCTCGCGCTCGGCATCACCCTCGTCTATGTGGCCATCATCGTGGTGTTGCCGCTGGCGGCGCTCGTCTTCAAGGCGGCAAGCCTCGGACCTGCGGACTACTGGCGCATCGTCTCCTCCGACCGCGCCCTTGCGAGCTACCGCGTGACGGTGCTCTGCGCGCTGGCGGCGACGGCCTTCAATCTCCTCTTCGGCATGGCGCTCGCCTGGGTGCTGGTGCGCTACCGCTTTCCCGGCCGCCGGCTGGTCGATGCGCTGGTGGACCTGCCCTTCGCGCTGCCGACGGCCGTCGCGGGCATCGCACTCACCACGCTCTTCGCCACCAACGGCTGGTTCGGCGGCCCGCTCTCCCATCTCGGCATCAAGGTCGCCTATACGCCGCTCGGCATCATCGTCGCCATGAGCTTCACCAGCATCCCCTTCATCGTGCGCACGGTGCAGCCGGTGCTGGAGGAGCTCGATCCGGCGCTGGAGGAGGCGGGGCAGACGCTCGGGGCGAGCGATCTTTCCATCTTCGCCAAGGTCATCCTGCCGCTTCTGGCGCCCGCGCTGCTGGCGGGCGTCTCGCTCTCCTTCGCCCGCAGCCTCGGCGAGTTCGGCGCCATCATCTTCATCGCCGGCAACCAGCCGTTCTCGACGGAGATCACCGCGCTCCTCGCCTTCATCCGGCTGGAGGAATACGACTATCCGGCCTCCGCCGCCATCGCCTCTGTCATGCTGCTGACGGCCTTCGTCATGCTGGCGATCACCAATCTCATGCAGGCCCGGGCCCTGCGCTACACGGTGAGGGGCTGA